The Triticum aestivum cultivar Chinese Spring chromosome 3A, IWGSC CS RefSeq v2.1, whole genome shotgun sequence genome includes a region encoding these proteins:
- the LOC123059256 gene encoding uncharacterized protein yields MAEAAAAAETMAEAVAAAETMAEAVTAAATTLLPGLPDEIVVWEILVCLDPKSILRSRAVRRDWRCAITNRRFLLSHHARQPALPILFSDGYRNILTFDHRADAASQLHTVARLALSQPFKLEASCDGLLILSKPPEMAGSRALLTVCNPVTRQHASLRRTLKDFNILGMYPHCPTGKYRLLLQGRSFMDSSTDRTGWYVLELGSDEAPRYIGCSKTKLQLAIFHAPVRVRDSLHWHPVCYAPVYGETEFFQLERKLVIVFDTIAESFRQIRATLAPTNYSCIFEMDDMLGIYSCNKAKNIVDIWVLQNYESEIWDLKYRVQLPTAEIWGKFEGIDGDSYWYVTVVSGDGVVLLLVSFGNRLFFVDTGGELVASFRDLHVGEHRLKQTLVPHDFFMTLEGYAVDASPFI; encoded by the coding sequence ATGGCGGAGGCCGCGGCAGCAGCAGAAACCATGGCGGAGGCCGTGGCAGCAGCAGAAACCATGGCGGAGGCCGTGACAGCAGCAGCGACGACCCTCCTCCCCGGCCTCCCAGACGAGATCGTGGTATGGGAGATCCTCGTCTGCCTCGACCCCAAATCCATCCTCCGCAGCCGCGCCGTCCGCCGCGACTGGCGCTGCGCCATCACTAACCGCCGATTCCTCCTCTCCCACCATGCCCGCCAGCCCGCCCTTCCCATCCTCTTCAGCGACGGTTACCGTAACATcctcaccttcgatcacagggcaGACGCCGCCTCCCAGCTCCACACCGTCGCTCGGCTTGCTCTCTCCCAGCCCTTCAAGCTCGAGGCCTCCTGCGATGGCCTCCTCATTCTCTCCAAGCCTCCTGAGATGGCTGGCTCTCGCGCCCTCCTCACCGTCTGCAACCCGGTCACTCGTCAGCATGCCTCCCTCAGGCGGACACTCAAGGACTTCAACATCTTGGGGATGTACCCACACTGCCCTACCGGCAAGTACCGGTTGTTACTGCAAGGGAGGAGCTTCATGGACTCGTCTACTGACCGAACTGGTTGGTATGTCTTGGAGCTGGGCTCCGATGAGGCACCTAGGTACATTGGGTGCTCCAAGACCAAATTGCAGTTGGCGATCTTCCATGCGCCTGTCCGGGTCCGTGATAGCTTGCATTGGCACCCAGTGTGTTATGCCCCGGTGTATGGGGAGACTGAATTTTTTCAGCTTGAAAGAAAACTAGTAATTGTATTTGACACGATAGCTGAGTCGTTTCGGCAGATACGTGCTACCCTTGCTCCCACCAACTACTCATGTATCTTTGAGATGGATGACATGCTTGGTATCTATAGCTGTAACAAGGCAAAGAACATTGTCGATATATGGGTGCTGCAGAACTATGAAAGTGAGATTTGGGACTTAAAGTACCGGGTTCAATTGCCAACCGCAGAAATCTGGGGGAAGTTTGAAGGCATTGATGGTGATAGCTATTGGTATGTGACAGTTGTTTCGGGTGATGGGGTCGTGCTCTTGCTGGTCAGTTTTGGTAATAGACTGTTTTTTGTTGACACTGGTGGCGAACTGGTTGCTAGCTTCCGAGACTTACATGTTGGTGAACATCGGCTCAAACAAACTCTTGTCCCGCATGATTTCTTCATGACACTGGAAGGCTATGCCGTGGATGCTTCACCTTTCATCTGA